A genomic window from Caldicellulosiruptor kronotskyensis 2002 includes:
- a CDS encoding fibronectin type III domain-containing protein — MNFSRFISLVLVFALILSFFAPASAQTNTRNDISGHWAAGELTKWISKGILQGYPDGTIRPDKSITRAEFVMLLDRIFKFVDKANLSFADVSTNSWYADAVAKATAVGAIIGDTNGKFRPNDPISRTEAAVILSRIFNLEATNESVLDKFSDSDKIPSWGKEALSAMIEKGYMKGRSGNVIAPNSPLTRAEFVKLIDKIVGELVTTEGTRTGNVAGNLVVNTKNVTLKNMVIDGDLYLTQGVAEGAVQLENVVVKGRTIIKGGGEIVIDNSSIADKLFVEKMKGNKRIIASGSTEIKSVELGCAATLQEDKISGKGIQTVRVLPTVSSMQEINLHGDFELISLEAANAKVNITKGLIKTFEVKSTATNSSIQVGNEAKIEKLTVNAKVEVKGQGVIQNAKINVSGVTMERKPANVETAPGVTLNVVSKEEADKKTSGNTGESISQGPAIITLPVTTPVLTSPQAPTGLNIKSISTNSIELNWLPVNGASYYNVYRAFSSAGPYKKINTTAIQSTTYTDTNLIAGTAYYYKVSAVNEYGESKLSEAVVATTQTAPEGWKLVWSDEFNATPAPGVDENKWTYEIGGGGWGNNELQYYTNSIKNVYIEQDPDNPNNGFLVIKAIKEDYKGYHYTSGRIKTAGKFEFTYGRVEMRAKLPYGQGIWPAFWMLGSNINTVGWPNCGEIDIMEFVGKTPTRIYGTIHGPGYSGDNSIGAWHEYPKGFTDDFHTYAIEWEPNVIRWYFDGELYQVRTVSDLVGKTWVFDHDFYIILNLAIGGNWPGSPDASTVFPQKFVIDYVRVFQRESGEYPAAQYRNLIQIKSIGNGKFVCADKYNGDYLYANRSSAGRWEMFELKDLGNGKVALISLLNYKYVSVYGENNSLIPNKESVGLSETFHVVDNGDGTKSLKSMINGKYVTIASNSLLTATAETIGENEKFTFIDCSPPSSPAEVNATSTSNYSVSLSWSPVERATGYNIYRSENSSGPYTKVNATAITSTTYTDSDVDAGKTYYYKVSAVNEYGESALSQAVSATTPVMTTVPAPPTGLMMVSSTEDSIELSWMPVKGALYYNIYRSATSNGPFEKINQEGIQNTSYKDTNLNPGSVYYYKVSAVNSIGESELSEALFATTTGYGIVTSGTTTKYYSYIIALANSKIVHADSTSTPLTASANEATTDSELFEIIFKSDGGVGFASKSLNKLVCADTLNNNNYKLIPRTNYSTTPGGWETFFIEPQGDGTVAIKANNGGKYVTVDPVTGILAATSSTVGKNEKFIIVTPQAAGAPGNLTITKTLYNSVSLSWTAPLASVITGYNVYRSTTSGGPYTKVNDTLLTSHSYTDTKVSAGTTYYYVVAAVNARGEAYSNEVTTTTLNGPLAAVPTGLDIVSSTANSITLTWNEALGAEGYNIYRSTSRFGKYVKINSTPILSTTYTDENLDRTSYYYRVTAVNENGETDLSEPISLEMKLFGPNVYIFDPADDISLVQKVCSDIFAQMERAHFSSDGNGLFNNRYALLFKPGTYNISLKVGFYTQVAGLGRLPDDTTIQSMTVDAKWKPNNNATQNFWRSAENLAVNSNTMWAVSQAAPLRRVHIRGNLTLHDSGGWSSGGFLADSKIDGTVYSGSQQQWFSRNDTWGSWNGQVWNMVFVGVDNPPAGTWPATKYTTVDQTPIVREKPFLYIDESGNYFVFVPDLKTNSKGISWSNGMGAGRSIPLSEFYVARPETDTAATINAALEQGKHLLLTPGIYHLTEPIHVTKPNTVVLGLGFATVVSDNGVTPMLIDDVDGVIVAGIIFDAGPVESKALLQIGTAGSSADHSANPVCISDVFFRVGGPHLGKTEACLVINSNNVIGDDLWIWRADHGYGVGWDQNTAKNGLIVNGNDVTMYGLMVEHFQEYQTLWNGNGGRTYFYQSEIPYDVPYQESWMSNNGTVKGYASYKVADMVTSHEAWGLGIYSYFRDADVDLDRAIEVPNHPNVKIHNACTVMLAGYPGILHVINNTGDPVMVAGQRAEVTEYCNNVDQPVIVPSTGYYETPQVVTITCPTEGATIIYTLDGSTPSRTNGIVYTGPFTVPLGITTIKAMAYKDGMNDSYIAISTLYIGVLSLNKPATASSVATNNPGNTPDKAVDGNLNTRWESAYSDPQWITIDLGTVCSINTIEITWYSANSYAKDFKIQVSNDNSTWTDVYSVTNLTLSSPYISKINFSSPVTGRYVRMYGTRRSASYGYSIKEFVVFGTVAEQ, encoded by the coding sequence ATGAATTTTTCAAGGTTCATTTCGTTAGTTTTAGTATTTGCTTTGATTTTGAGCTTTTTTGCACCTGCGAGTGCTCAGACAAATACAAGGAATGACATTTCAGGTCATTGGGCTGCAGGGGAACTGACAAAATGGATATCAAAAGGCATCTTGCAAGGTTATCCTGACGGGACAATTAGGCCTGATAAGAGTATTACAAGAGCTGAATTTGTTATGCTTTTGGACAGAATATTCAAATTTGTTGATAAAGCAAATCTTTCTTTTGCAGATGTGAGTACTAATAGCTGGTATGCCGATGCAGTAGCTAAGGCGACTGCTGTAGGTGCAATTATTGGTGATACTAATGGTAAGTTTCGGCCAAATGATCCTATTAGTCGTACTGAGGCAGCTGTTATACTTTCAAGAATATTCAATCTGGAAGCAACAAATGAAAGTGTTTTAGACAAATTTAGCGATTCAGACAAGATTCCAAGTTGGGGTAAAGAAGCATTAAGTGCGATGATTGAAAAAGGGTACATGAAAGGAAGAAGCGGTAACGTTATCGCACCAAATAGTCCCTTGACACGAGCAGAATTCGTAAAATTAATAGATAAAATTGTAGGTGAACTTGTAACCACTGAAGGCACACGCACAGGCAATGTAGCTGGAAACCTTGTTGTTAATACTAAAAATGTGACTTTGAAAAATATGGTTATTGATGGTGACCTATATTTAACTCAGGGTGTAGCAGAAGGAGCTGTTCAACTTGAAAATGTTGTGGTTAAAGGTCGCACTATAATTAAAGGCGGAGGCGAGATTGTTATAGATAATTCGTCAATAGCAGACAAGCTTTTCGTTGAAAAAATGAAAGGGAACAAAAGGATTATAGCAAGTGGTTCTACAGAAATTAAATCAGTAGAATTGGGTTGTGCCGCTACTTTGCAAGAGGACAAAATCAGCGGCAAAGGCATTCAAACTGTAAGAGTTCTTCCAACAGTTTCTTCTATGCAAGAAATTAACTTACACGGAGATTTTGAACTTATCTCATTAGAGGCAGCAAACGCAAAAGTAAACATAACTAAAGGTTTGATCAAGACTTTTGAAGTAAAATCAACTGCAACGAATTCAAGCATCCAGGTTGGCAACGAAGCTAAGATTGAAAAATTAACTGTCAATGCAAAGGTAGAGGTGAAAGGGCAAGGCGTTATTCAGAATGCTAAGATAAATGTCTCTGGTGTGACAATGGAGAGAAAACCAGCAAATGTAGAAACTGCACCAGGTGTGACTCTAAATGTTGTTTCTAAAGAGGAAGCGGATAAAAAAACATCAGGTAACACTGGCGAGTCCATATCTCAAGGACCTGCGATTATTACACTGCCAGTTACTACTCCTGTATTGACTTCTCCACAAGCACCTACCGGTCTTAATATTAAGTCAATCTCGACAAATTCTATTGAGTTAAATTGGTTGCCTGTAAATGGAGCGTCTTATTACAATGTATATCGAGCATTTAGCAGCGCTGGTCCATACAAAAAGATTAATACCACGGCTATACAATCAACTACTTATACCGATACAAATCTAATTGCAGGCACTGCCTACTACTATAAAGTTTCTGCAGTTAATGAATATGGAGAATCGAAATTGTCAGAGGCAGTTGTTGCAACTACACAGACTGCACCAGAGGGATGGAAACTTGTGTGGAGTGATGAATTCAACGCTACGCCAGCACCTGGGGTTGACGAAAACAAGTGGACGTATGAAATAGGCGGCGGTGGGTGGGGTAACAATGAGCTTCAGTATTATACTAATAGTATCAAGAATGTATATATAGAACAAGATCCTGATAATCCCAATAACGGATTTTTAGTTATTAAAGCAATAAAGGAAGATTACAAAGGATATCATTATACTTCGGGGAGAATTAAGACAGCAGGGAAATTTGAATTTACCTATGGCAGGGTAGAAATGAGAGCAAAACTACCCTACGGTCAGGGCATATGGCCAGCTTTCTGGATGCTTGGGAGCAATATCAACACAGTTGGGTGGCCAAATTGTGGTGAAATTGACATAATGGAGTTTGTTGGCAAAACACCAACAAGAATTTACGGAACAATTCATGGACCAGGTTACAGTGGTGACAATAGTATTGGCGCATGGCATGAATATCCAAAAGGGTTTACTGATGATTTTCATACCTATGCAATCGAGTGGGAACCCAATGTAATTCGTTGGTATTTTGACGGTGAATTGTATCAGGTAAGAACAGTATCTGATTTGGTAGGCAAAACATGGGTATTTGATCATGATTTTTATATAATTCTTAACTTGGCAATAGGAGGCAATTGGCCAGGAAGTCCTGATGCATCAACGGTATTTCCACAAAAATTTGTCATTGACTATGTACGCGTATTTCAACGTGAAAGTGGAGAGTATCCAGCTGCACAGTACAGAAATCTAATCCAAATAAAAAGCATTGGTAATGGCAAATTTGTATGTGCAGACAAATACAATGGCGACTACCTCTACGCCAATAGATCATCTGCAGGAAGATGGGAAATGTTTGAATTAAAAGACCTGGGAAATGGCAAGGTTGCATTAATAAGCTTATTGAATTATAAATATGTAAGCGTATACGGGGAGAATAACTCATTAATCCCTAACAAAGAAAGTGTAGGGTTATCAGAGACTTTCCATGTTGTTGATAATGGTGATGGAACAAAGTCTTTGAAATCTATGATTAATGGGAAATATGTGACCATTGCAAGTAACTCACTTTTAACAGCAACTGCTGAGACAATTGGTGAAAATGAGAAATTTACTTTTATCGACTGTTCGCCACCTTCATCACCAGCAGAAGTGAATGCAACTTCGACCTCAAATTATTCTGTTAGCTTAAGTTGGTCGCCAGTTGAACGTGCAACAGGTTACAATATATATCGTTCAGAAAACAGTAGTGGGCCGTATACAAAAGTTAATGCTACTGCTATAACTTCTACAACATATACTGATTCAGATGTTGATGCAGGCAAAACCTACTATTATAAGGTTTCTGCAGTGAATGAGTATGGCGAATCTGCTTTATCACAAGCAGTTTCAGCAACCACTCCAGTTATGACAACAGTACCGGCACCACCGACAGGACTGATGATGGTATCAAGTACCGAAGATTCGATAGAATTGAGCTGGATGCCTGTTAAAGGTGCACTTTACTATAATATCTATAGATCTGCAACCAGCAATGGACCATTTGAAAAAATCAACCAAGAAGGTATACAAAACACAAGTTATAAAGACACTAACTTAAATCCAGGTTCTGTTTATTACTATAAAGTTTCTGCAGTGAATTCAATAGGTGAATCAGAACTTTCAGAAGCGCTTTTCGCAACAACTACTGGATATGGAATTGTAACATCTGGCACCACAACTAAATATTATTCATATATAATTGCACTAGCAAACTCAAAAATTGTTCATGCGGATTCAACAAGTACTCCTCTTACAGCAAGTGCTAATGAAGCAACAACAGATTCTGAGTTATTTGAGATCATATTCAAGAGTGACGGCGGAGTAGGCTTTGCTTCTAAGTCACTAAACAAACTTGTATGTGCTGATACACTTAACAACAATAATTACAAACTTATTCCAAGAACTAACTATAGTACTACACCTGGAGGTTGGGAAACATTCTTCATTGAACCACAAGGTGATGGAACTGTAGCAATTAAGGCTAATAATGGTGGGAAATATGTAACTGTAGATCCCGTAACTGGTATATTAGCTGCAACAAGCAGTACAGTAGGGAAGAACGAAAAGTTCATTATTGTAACACCGCAAGCTGCTGGAGCCCCTGGTAATCTTACTATAACAAAAACATTATACAATTCAGTCAGTTTGAGTTGGACAGCACCATTAGCTTCTGTCATAACAGGTTATAATGTATATCGTTCTACAACAAGTGGGGGACCATATACAAAAGTTAATGACACTCTTTTAACATCACACAGCTATACGGATACAAAAGTCTCAGCCGGTACTACTTATTACTATGTTGTTGCTGCTGTAAATGCAAGAGGAGAGGCGTATTCTAATGAAGTTACTACAACAACACTTAATGGTCCATTGGCTGCAGTGCCAACCGGGCTTGACATAGTTTCGAGTACTGCAAATTCTATTACTTTAACATGGAATGAAGCGCTTGGCGCTGAAGGCTATAACATATATCGATCAACAAGTAGGTTTGGGAAATATGTAAAAATCAATTCAACTCCAATACTATCAACCACTTATACTGATGAAAATTTGGATAGAACCTCCTATTACTATAGAGTTACAGCAGTCAACGAAAATGGAGAAACTGATTTATCAGAGCCAATCTCGTTAGAGATGAAACTATTTGGACCAAATGTTTATATATTTGACCCAGCAGATGATATTTCACTAGTTCAAAAAGTATGTTCGGATATATTTGCCCAGATGGAGAGAGCTCATTTTAGCAGTGATGGAAACGGACTGTTTAACAACAGATATGCACTTTTGTTTAAACCAGGCACATACAACATTAGCTTAAAAGTTGGCTTCTATACCCAGGTTGCTGGTTTGGGTCGACTGCCTGATGATACCACAATACAATCTATGACTGTCGATGCTAAATGGAAACCCAATAACAACGCAACTCAGAATTTCTGGCGTTCCGCAGAAAATCTTGCAGTAAATAGTAACACTATGTGGGCAGTATCACAAGCAGCACCGTTAAGACGTGTGCACATAAGAGGTAACTTAACACTGCATGACAGCGGAGGATGGTCAAGTGGAGGATTTTTGGCAGATTCTAAGATTGATGGTACGGTATATTCTGGTTCACAGCAACAGTGGTTCTCAAGAAACGACACATGGGGAAGCTGGAACGGCCAAGTTTGGAACATGGTCTTTGTAGGAGTTGACAATCCTCCAGCTGGGACATGGCCAGCTACAAAGTATACTACTGTGGACCAAACACCTATTGTGAGGGAAAAGCCATTCCTCTATATTGATGAATCAGGTAACTACTTTGTATTTGTCCCAGACCTGAAGACAAATTCTAAGGGAATTTCATGGTCGAACGGCATGGGTGCAGGAAGATCCATACCGCTTAGTGAATTTTACGTTGCACGTCCTGAAACAGACACTGCTGCAACTATCAACGCTGCACTTGAACAGGGCAAGCATCTTTTGTTAACACCTGGGATATATCATCTTACTGAGCCTATTCATGTAACAAAACCCAACACTGTTGTGCTTGGTCTTGGGTTTGCAACGGTAGTTTCAGACAACGGAGTTACACCTATGTTAATTGATGACGTAGATGGAGTTATAGTAGCAGGGATTATCTTTGATGCTGGACCAGTAGAGTCAAAAGCCTTACTGCAGATAGGAACAGCTGGCAGCAGTGCGGATCATTCAGCTAATCCTGTATGTATTAGCGACGTTTTCTTCAGGGTTGGAGGACCACATCTTGGTAAGACAGAGGCGTGCCTTGTTATCAATAGTAACAATGTAATTGGTGATGATCTCTGGATATGGAGAGCTGACCATGGATATGGTGTTGGTTGGGATCAAAATACAGCTAAAAACGGCTTGATCGTAAATGGTAATGATGTTACAATGTATGGACTTATGGTAGAACACTTCCAGGAATATCAGACGCTTTGGAATGGTAATGGAGGAAGGACATACTTCTATCAGAGCGAAATACCATATGATGTTCCATATCAGGAGAGCTGGATGAGCAATAATGGTACTGTAAAAGGGTATGCATCATATAAAGTGGCAGATATGGTAACCTCTCATGAAGCATGGGGACTTGGAATTTACAGTTACTTTAGAGATGCTGATGTTGATCTTGATAGAGCAATTGAAGTACCCAATCATCCAAATGTTAAAATTCACAACGCATGTACAGTGATGTTAGCAGGATACCCAGGCATTCTCCACGTTATAAATAATACAGGTGATCCAGTAATGGTAGCAGGTCAAAGAGCTGAGGTTACTGAATATTGTAACAATGTGGATCAGCCAGTGATAGTACCTTCAACTGGCTATTATGAAACACCACAAGTTGTAACAATTACCTGTCCAACTGAAGGAGCAACAATTATCTACACCCTAGACGGTTCTACACCGTCCCGTACAAATGGAATAGTTTACACTGGGCCGTTTACTGTGCCTCTTGGAATCACAACTATAAAAGCAATGGCATACAAAGATGGTATGAACGATTCCTATATAGCAATTTCGACTCTTTACATTGGTGTGTTGTCTTTAAATAAACCTGCTACTGCATCGTCAGTAGCTACTAATAATCCGGGTAATACCCCAGATAAAGCTGTAGATGGTAATCTTAACACCAGATGGGAATCTGCATATTCTGATCCACAGTGGATAACAATAGATCTTGGAACTGTATGCAGCATAAACACAATAGAAATAACTTGGTACAGTGCGAATTCATATGCAAAAGACTTCAAGATACAAGTTTCCAATGATAATTCAACCTGGACAGATGTTTACAGTGTCACAAACTTGACTCTTTCATCACCGTATATTTCTAAAATTAATTTCAGCTCGCCTGTAACAGGAAGATATGTGAGGATGTATGGAACTCGAAGAAGTGCAAGCTATGGATACTCAATTAAAGAGTTTGTAGTATTTGGAACTGTAGCTGAACAGTAA
- a CDS encoding glycoside hydrolase family 88 protein, translating to MLKIKDEGIKDRFKFSNSPLVSKAFVGEVLKLVLSKLDRMIEKFGDKFPSPASKALKYDVVGNIYWTSSFYTGMLWLAYEVTGEEKYKDLAKRHLDSFEKRLKSRIHIDTHDLGFLYTLSCVACYKVTGDERAKEVAIEAAKQLCTRYWEKPGIIQAWGAMDDPVQKGRIIIDCLMNLPLLYWASTQTGDKKFFDIARMHAQMTAENIVREDASTFHTFYFDVETGKPLYGSTHQGYSDSSCWARGQAWGIYGFVLSYKYTRDWIFIDIAKKLLNYFLNRLPEDCVPYWDLVFTEGEQPRDSSAAAICACGILEMLKFLPLCDEYREYYENAAKNIVFSLSTKYLASQDLDSDGLLLHGVYNKPKNEGVDEHTIWGDYFFFEALVRFLQYWHEYW from the coding sequence ATGCTTAAAATCAAAGATGAAGGTATAAAAGATAGATTTAAATTTAGCAACTCACCTTTGGTGAGCAAAGCCTTTGTAGGAGAAGTTCTTAAACTGGTGCTTTCAAAACTTGATAGGATGATAGAAAAGTTTGGTGATAAGTTTCCATCACCTGCAAGCAAAGCTCTCAAATACGACGTTGTAGGTAATATCTACTGGACCTCATCATTTTACACTGGTATGCTTTGGCTTGCATATGAAGTCACAGGTGAGGAGAAATACAAGGACTTGGCAAAAAGGCATTTAGATAGCTTTGAAAAAAGACTCAAAAGTAGGATCCACATAGATACCCACGACCTTGGATTTTTATATACTCTTTCTTGTGTTGCATGCTACAAAGTTACAGGAGATGAAAGAGCAAAAGAAGTTGCTATAGAAGCGGCAAAACAGCTTTGTACAAGGTACTGGGAAAAACCTGGTATAATTCAGGCGTGGGGTGCAATGGATGACCCTGTCCAAAAAGGTAGGATAATAATAGATTGTTTAATGAACCTTCCGCTTTTGTATTGGGCAAGCACGCAAACAGGGGATAAAAAGTTTTTTGATATAGCTCGCATGCACGCACAAATGACTGCTGAAAATATAGTAAGAGAAGATGCTTCAACTTTTCATACTTTCTATTTTGATGTTGAAACAGGTAAGCCTTTGTACGGATCAACTCATCAAGGATATTCAGATAGTTCTTGCTGGGCAAGAGGACAGGCTTGGGGGATATATGGATTTGTGTTGAGTTATAAGTACACACGGGATTGGATTTTCATTGATATAGCGAAAAAACTTTTGAATTATTTTCTTAACAGATTGCCAGAAGACTGTGTGCCTTATTGGGATTTAGTTTTTACAGAAGGTGAGCAGCCAAGAGACAGCTCAGCAGCAGCAATTTGTGCATGTGGGATATTAGAGATGTTAAAGTTTTTACCACTTTGTGATGAGTACAGAGAGTATTATGAAAATGCAGCAAAAAATATAGTATTTTCGTTATCAACAAAGTACTTAGCATCTCAAGACCTGGACTCAGACGGTTTGCTTTTGCACGGCGTTTACAATAAACCAAAAAATGAAGGTGTGGATGAACACACAATATGGGGTGATTATTTCTTTTTCGAGGCATTGGTAAGATTTTTACAATACTGGCATGAGTACTGGTAA
- a CDS encoding DUF72 domain-containing protein: MNNVKIYIGTSGFSYSHWRGIFYPEKLPTSKMFEFYAMHFRTTEINSSFYRLPQEKTVLNWLNFSQADFVFSLKAPRTITHIKRFLDVEDEWKKFEDRVKLLKEKLGAILLQLPPSFKADEENVKRLLNFLDGKENFRFAIEFRHKSWFVDDIYDILRSKNIAFVIADSSRYPKEKIITANFAYIRFHGPKEMFSSSYSEDQLKNFAMDIKVYSEICEKIYVYFNNDFNGYAVENAKNLVKILENVL, encoded by the coding sequence ATGAATAATGTAAAAATTTATATTGGCACATCTGGTTTTTCATATTCTCACTGGAGAGGTATATTTTATCCTGAAAAATTGCCAACATCTAAAATGTTTGAGTTTTATGCAATGCATTTTAGAACAACAGAAATTAATTCAAGTTTTTATAGGCTTCCTCAAGAAAAAACTGTCCTGAACTGGTTGAACTTTTCACAGGCTGACTTTGTTTTTTCCTTAAAAGCTCCCAGAACTATAACCCATATAAAAAGGTTTCTGGATGTTGAAGATGAGTGGAAAAAGTTTGAAGACAGAGTAAAATTGCTGAAAGAAAAGCTTGGAGCAATCTTGTTACAGTTACCACCAAGCTTTAAAGCTGATGAGGAAAATGTCAAAAGATTATTGAATTTCTTGGATGGCAAAGAAAATTTTAGATTTGCAATTGAATTTAGGCATAAAAGTTGGTTTGTAGATGATATATATGACATCTTAAGAAGCAAAAACATAGCATTTGTAATTGCGGATTCGAGTCGCTATCCAAAAGAAAAAATTATAACTGCTAATTTTGCATATATTCGATTTCATGGTCCAAAAGAAATGTTCTCTTCAAGTTATTCAGAAGATCAGCTTAAAAACTTTGCAATGGATATAAAGGTATATTCTGAGATCTGTGAAAAAATTTATGTATATTTTAATAACGATTTTAATGGCTACGCAGTAGAAAATGCCAAAAATTTAGTAAAGATTTTGGAAAATGTTTTATAA
- a CDS encoding sugar ABC transporter substrate-binding protein: protein MNHIYKSKKISKRSRAKIFWVIFLLIFVVVGIVILIAHIPDISKNEQKVFKPSKVRIGFAMGTLKEERWFKDRDILIAKAHEKGYEVEWVNANENDVEQINQVKYLLSKNINILIIVPNNYEKCSSAVNLAKKKGIKVISYDRLVKNSDIDVYVSFNNYKVGELMAKWLLKKVPYGNYVFLLGDPGDYNVQMIKEGYHKVLDSLIQKKQINSLLEKYCYNWRKEYAYNYVNNLLEEGKRIDAVLASNDSLAEGAIMALSEKRLAGSVPVTGQDADISACQRIVKGTQLMTVYKPIDKLVDLTLDIVDRLIKGKLLKPNYTINNGYKNVPTFFIDPIGVDKTNINDTVIKDNFHTWDEVYITK from the coding sequence ATGAACCATATTTATAAAAGTAAAAAAATATCAAAAAGAAGTAGAGCTAAAATTTTTTGGGTTATTTTTTTGTTGATTTTTGTTGTAGTAGGCATTGTGATTTTAATTGCACATATTCCTGATATTTCTAAAAATGAACAGAAGGTTTTTAAACCATCAAAAGTGAGAATTGGCTTTGCAATGGGTACACTAAAGGAGGAAAGATGGTTCAAAGACAGGGACATATTGATTGCAAAAGCACATGAAAAAGGATATGAGGTTGAATGGGTCAACGCAAATGAGAACGATGTTGAACAAATAAATCAGGTGAAATATCTTTTGAGCAAAAATATAAATATTTTGATTATTGTTCCTAACAACTATGAAAAATGTAGCAGTGCAGTAAATCTTGCTAAAAAGAAAGGAATAAAAGTTATAAGTTATGACAGACTTGTGAAAAACAGTGACATAGATGTATATGTCTCTTTTAACAATTACAAAGTAGGGGAGCTTATGGCAAAATGGCTTTTGAAAAAAGTTCCCTATGGAAACTACGTCTTTCTACTTGGTGACCCAGGGGATTATAACGTTCAGATGATAAAGGAAGGCTATCACAAAGTATTAGATTCACTTATTCAGAAAAAACAAATCAATAGTCTTTTAGAAAAATACTGTTATAACTGGAGAAAGGAATATGCATATAATTATGTCAATAACCTTTTAGAAGAGGGAAAAAGAATTGATGCAGTTTTAGCTTCTAACGATTCACTTGCTGAGGGTGCGATTATGGCACTTTCGGAAAAGCGGCTTGCTGGCAGTGTACCTGTTACAGGCCAGGATGCAGACATCTCAGCATGTCAAAGGATTGTCAAGGGCACTCAGCTTATGACTGTCTATAAGCCCATCGATAAGCTTGTTGACCTCACGCTTGATATAGTTGACAGGCTAATAAAAGGCAAACTTCTAAAGCCTAATTACACTATTAATAATGGTTACAAAAACGTTCCAACTTTTTTTATTGACCCAATAGGTGTTGACAAAACCAATATTAATGATACTGTTATAAAAGACAATTTTCATACATGGGATGAGGTATATATAACAAAGTAG